From the Thermovirga lienii DSM 17291 genome, one window contains:
- a CDS encoding putative reductive dehalogenase (COGs: COG1600 Uncharacterized Fe-S protein~InterPro IPR017900: IPR017896~KEGG: cdl:CDR20291_1881 putative reductive dehalogenase~SPTR: Reductive dehalogenase subfamily): MKKQERLDERDTMFARMAWRKGGKAYQDYYQRNPEKKEIDEELRLLPDLGSPRTPSWNPLAAPIIDGVFGLLANWHPLVDGEPAPEKIQNSPETWTKWVKGLCLHFGADLVGIVKMEPRHYYSHRGRKEEVYGEPIVDMLPWGVVIARAMDPEMIHRGPLAPQTVETVRGYLNVAVTALALASSIRQAGYKARVHMDGNYLLPLVPAAVDAGLGALGRNGLLITKEFGPCVRISAVTTDMPLLETPKDPIFEKVPGFCNGCNLCSTMCPGKAIPSGPMNKMKDHWSFSPEKCYRVWRNVGTDCGVCISSCPFTQGAVDWKKLVEAEPTEKYAQDVTALCQKRPFNPIPPEWLKGE, from the coding sequence ATGAAAAAACAAGAGCGACTTGACGAAAGAGACACCATGTTCGCCAGGATGGCTTGGAGAAAGGGAGGTAAGGCGTACCAGGACTATTACCAGCGAAACCCCGAAAAGAAAGAGATCGATGAAGAACTCCGGTTATTGCCAGATCTGGGAAGTCCCCGCACTCCCTCGTGGAACCCTCTTGCTGCGCCCATCATCGACGGAGTTTTTGGGCTTCTAGCCAACTGGCATCCCCTGGTGGACGGAGAACCTGCCCCTGAAAAGATCCAAAATTCACCAGAAACCTGGACAAAATGGGTTAAAGGACTCTGCCTCCACTTTGGCGCTGATCTGGTGGGTATCGTTAAAATGGAGCCCCGTCATTACTACTCCCACAGAGGACGGAAAGAGGAGGTCTACGGAGAGCCAATAGTGGATATGCTCCCTTGGGGTGTGGTGATCGCAAGAGCCATGGACCCCGAAATGATTCACCGTGGCCCTTTGGCTCCCCAAACCGTGGAAACCGTCAGGGGATACCTCAATGTTGCAGTCACAGCTTTAGCCCTGGCATCCTCCATAAGGCAGGCCGGCTATAAAGCAAGGGTTCACATGGACGGCAATTACCTTCTTCCGTTAGTACCAGCAGCGGTGGATGCCGGCTTGGGAGCCTTGGGCAGAAATGGCCTTCTTATAACAAAAGAATTCGGGCCCTGTGTTAGGATAAGCGCTGTAACCACAGATATGCCCCTTTTGGAAACCCCGAAAGATCCAATCTTCGAGAAAGTCCCTGGGTTTTGCAATGGTTGCAACCTATGCAGCACCATGTGCCCTGGCAAAGCCATCCCCAGTGGGCCAATGAACAAAATGAAAGACCACTGGTCATTCTCACCTGAAAAATGCTACAGGGTGTGGAGAAACGTCGGAACTGACTGCGGAGTATGCATAAGCTCTTGTCCCTTTACCCAAGGCGCTGTAGATTGGAAAAAGCTAGTAGAAGCCGAACCTACTGAGAAGTATGCCCAGGATGTGACTGCGCTATGCCAAAAGCGCCCCTTCAACCCAATCCCTCCAGAATGGCTGAAAGGAGAATGA
- a CDS encoding hypothetical protein (KEGG: dau:Daud_0321 integrase catalytic subunit~SPTR: Integrase, catalytic region), giving the protein MSRGDVYLSEKESRRVYVMERLLEGVVTVKDASCVLGLSERQIKRLKAGVKERGIAALAHGNRGRKPKHATPKEVKEAIVGFAVGKYSGASYQHMSELMKEHDGIFVSAKTVGRILKEASIPNKHTHKASRRFNSRFAVKAEDKEQASRASPGVDSLHKIICVKSYRKASKNFKNAHRAGLISINLNYI; this is encoded by the coding sequence ATGAGTAGGGGTGACGTATATTTGAGCGAGAAGGAATCCAGGCGTGTATATGTTATGGAGCGGTTGTTGGAGGGCGTAGTGACGGTGAAGGATGCGTCGTGTGTATTAGGGTTGAGTGAGCGCCAAATAAAGAGGCTGAAGGCAGGTGTGAAGGAAAGAGGTATAGCGGCATTGGCGCATGGTAACAGGGGTAGGAAGCCTAAACACGCTACGCCGAAGGAGGTAAAGGAGGCCATAGTTGGTTTTGCGGTGGGTAAATACTCTGGAGCCAGTTATCAGCACATGTCAGAGCTAATGAAGGAGCATGATGGGATATTTGTATCGGCCAAGACAGTAGGTCGCATTCTCAAGGAGGCCTCAATACCCAACAAGCACACTCATAAGGCTTCAAGGAGGTTTAACAGTCGTTTCGCTGTAAAGGCGGAAGATAAAGAGCAGGCGTCCAGAGCGAGTCCTGGAGTAGACTCTTTGCATAAAATCATATGTGTAAAGAGCTATAGAAAAGCTTCAAAAAACTTCAAAAATGCACATCGGGCAGGGCTAATATCTATAAACTTAAACTATATCTAA
- a CDS encoding Integrase catalytic region (PFAM: Integrase core domain~InterPro IPR001584~KEGG: adg:Adeg_0459 integrase catalytic region~PFAM: Integrase catalytic region~SPTR: Integrase catalytic region), producing the protein MTSLYQRLKESGNPKAPMEVICDLIEKGKTAKEIANIMGITERWVRTLMKRKKDGLSAKELLHKKGPRSPHPKRTKPHIEALVIETQQKTNMGPRRLARELKRTLNLNISSYTIRNILRRNNVKTKKVRSRNGNKRYYANLNHWEALQYFQIDSKHIADAKTLPPKAYAALFKYRLPKYQFTAIDIKTRMRILCFSDECSFANGFSFILYIAFLMRALGIRHRMFFQTDNGSEFGGSEESRKRKILQEKFLEPLGVTLLSIPKGEKEAQGFVERSHRTDDEEFYIPALPHITSRKVFMTSAASWVKYYNQKRSHGGRDMNGKTPKEKIFELSLVSSKAATSIPPILLDKVNTFILKMVGAQNISWDSHHLLQLIKRKQFVAPYKMSCRRTVILSPCKWTEKMSP; encoded by the coding sequence ATGACCTCATTATACCAGCGACTAAAGGAATCAGGAAATCCCAAAGCCCCTATGGAAGTTATATGCGACTTGATAGAAAAAGGTAAAACAGCCAAAGAAATAGCTAACATCATGGGAATTACTGAAAGATGGGTTAGAACATTGATGAAACGGAAAAAAGATGGCCTATCTGCCAAAGAATTATTGCACAAAAAAGGTCCCAGATCCCCTCATCCAAAAAGAACTAAACCTCACATCGAAGCTTTGGTTATTGAAACTCAACAGAAAACCAACATGGGTCCTAGAAGACTTGCAAGAGAGCTGAAAAGAACCCTCAATCTGAATATATCTTCCTACACCATCAGAAACATCTTACGCAGAAACAACGTTAAAACTAAAAAAGTACGTTCTAGAAACGGAAATAAACGCTACTATGCCAACCTAAACCACTGGGAAGCCCTACAATACTTCCAGATCGATTCAAAACATATAGCAGACGCAAAGACTCTCCCACCAAAAGCATATGCTGCCCTGTTTAAATACAGGCTTCCCAAATACCAATTTACCGCTATCGATATCAAAACAAGAATGAGAATCTTATGCTTCTCCGATGAATGCTCTTTCGCAAATGGCTTCTCCTTCATACTTTACATCGCCTTCCTCATGCGGGCTTTGGGCATCAGACATAGAATGTTCTTCCAAACTGACAACGGGAGCGAATTCGGCGGATCTGAAGAAAGCAGAAAAAGAAAAATATTGCAGGAAAAATTCCTAGAACCCTTAGGCGTTACTCTCCTCTCCATACCAAAAGGAGAAAAAGAAGCCCAAGGTTTTGTGGAACGAAGTCATCGCACCGATGATGAGGAATTCTACATACCTGCACTACCTCACATAACATCCCGAAAGGTCTTTATGACTTCTGCCGCAAGCTGGGTAAAATATTACAATCAAAAACGATCTCATGGAGGCAGAGATATGAACGGGAAAACTCCAAAGGAAAAAATATTTGAACTCTCACTAGTCAGTTCTAAAGCCGCTACTTCCATACCCCCTATACTCTTGGACAAAGTAAACACCTTTATACTAAAAATGGTGGGAGCTCAAAACATCTCCTGGGACTCCCACCATCTCCTTCAACTAATTAAACGGAAGCAATTTGTGGCCCCTTACAAAATGTCGTGTCGCCGGACAGTGATATTGTCACCCTGTAAGTGGACAGAGAAAATGTCACCATGA
- a CDS encoding hypothetical protein (KEGG: lba:Lebu_2246 DNA adenine methylase~SPTR: Putative uncharacterized protein) yields MTRRNIYKHTIDLRKLNIKNAEREEFIKKLEEIPYRGYEVEDISDGRKIVIVKPGGKQSFGRIRKEDFFVFIYDPKEQTLWQITHKQVYDDILEKSRENPKETIKILEAFERVYNGVDPDDILKDTSFENPIGENPEALLKAYKWIWGQEDVNYPTGKGRAMSWEGWEKDGDNWIKTGTGLEDLLEKLKKDEK; encoded by the coding sequence ATGACAAGGCGTAACATTTATAAGCATACAATTGACTTAAGAAAACTAAATATAAAGAATGCCGAACGAGAGGAATTTATAAAAAAATTAGAAGAAATACCATATCGAGGATATGAGGTTGAGGATATTTCCGATGGGCGGAAAATTGTTATAGTAAAACCAGGAGGGAAGCAATCATTTGGAAGAATCCGAAAAGAAGATTTTTTTGTCTTTATTTACGATCCTAAAGAACAAACTCTATGGCAAATCACTCATAAGCAGGTATATGACGATATATTGGAAAAATCCAGAGAAAATCCAAAGGAAACAATTAAAATTTTAGAAGCTTTTGAAAGAGTATATAATGGAGTAGACCCTGATGATATTCTTAAAGATACTTCGTTTGAAAACCCTATAGGTGAAAATCCTGAGGCTCTTTTAAAAGCTTATAAATGGATTTGGGGGCAAGAAGATGTTAATTATCCGACTGGTAAAGGTAGAGCTATGTCTTGGGAAGGCTGGGAAAAAGACGGAGATAATTGGATAAAAACTGGCACCGGACTAGAAGATTTACTTGAAAAACTAAAAAAGGATGAAAAATGA
- a CDS encoding DNA methylase N-4/N-6 domain protein (PFAM: DNA methylase~COGs: COG0863 DNA modification methylase~InterPro IPR001091: IPR002052: IPR002941~KEGG: emi:Emin_0686 DNA methylase N-4/N-6 domain-containing protein~PFAM: DNA methylase N-4/N-6 domain protein~SPTR: DNA methylase N-4/N-6 domain protein) codes for MKAYFSDIGIRLYLGDVIEVLKELPEESIDLIFADPPYNLSNDGFTCHAGKRVSVNKGDWDKSRGIDEDFQFHYKWIEACKRVLKPNGSLWISGTYHSIYACGFALQKQGWHLINDICWFKPNASPNLSCRMFTASHETLLWAKKNKKAKHTFNYDLMKNGNWDGDFIKKPNKQMRSVWAINTPKNGEKKYGKHPTQKPEALLERIILASSNEGDIVLDPFCGSGTTGVVAIRHKRKFVGIDSERKYLNELAIPRLKDEINQRKQSLSFNVSSIRENIAEYGMLP; via the coding sequence ATGAAAGCATATTTTAGTGATATAGGCATCAGGCTTTATCTTGGAGATGTTATAGAAGTTTTAAAAGAATTGCCAGAAGAAAGTATTGATCTGATTTTTGCTGACCCGCCATATAACTTGTCAAATGATGGATTTACCTGTCATGCAGGAAAAAGAGTCAGTGTAAACAAGGGCGATTGGGACAAAAGTAGAGGAATAGATGAGGACTTTCAGTTTCATTATAAATGGATAGAAGCATGTAAAAGGGTTTTAAAACCAAATGGGAGCTTATGGATCTCTGGGACTTATCACTCAATATATGCTTGTGGTTTTGCTCTTCAAAAACAGGGGTGGCATTTAATCAATGACATTTGTTGGTTTAAGCCAAATGCCTCCCCCAATTTATCTTGTAGAATGTTTACAGCTAGCCATGAAACATTGCTGTGGGCGAAGAAAAATAAAAAAGCAAAACATACATTCAATTATGATTTAATGAAAAATGGCAATTGGGATGGTGATTTCATTAAAAAGCCCAACAAGCAGATGAGAAGTGTTTGGGCTATAAATACCCCTAAAAATGGCGAGAAGAAATACGGTAAACACCCAACACAAAAGCCTGAAGCCTTACTGGAAAGAATTATATTAGCATCGAGCAATGAAGGAGATATTGTTCTCGATCCTTTTTGTGGTAGTGGAACCACTGGAGTTGTGGCGATACGCCATAAAAGAAAATTTGTAGGTATAGATTCGGAGAGAAAATATTTAAATGAATTAGCAATTCCAAGATTAAAAGATGAAATAAACCAGAGAAAACAAAGTCTTTCGTTTAATGTTTCATCTATAAGAGAAAATATTGCTGAGTACGGAATGTTACCATAA
- a CDS encoding Type II site-specific deoxyribonuclease (PFAM: DpnII restriction endonuclease~InterPro IPR007637: IPR021191~KEGG: cth:Cthe_1512 type II site-specific deoxyribonuclease~PFAM: DpmII restriction endonuclease~PRIAM: Type II site-specific deoxyribonuclease~SPTR: Restriction endonuclease R.IB), translating into MKKICEIAELSEDEFFSYFIKNLKVKITKWDYFVNWEKVIKNVKPIERELNLLNCLIGKEDFIREASELILEYPQVIKAIPKLLAIRENSIEILVDVTKFIYKAFDFTINKPNREKATDFARFLLDSGIGKFLKDREIKNLVDYVTGVEVGLDSNARKNRTGSLMESIVEVFVADACAVNNADYISQATASKIKNKWGINIQIDKSSRQIDFAINKNNKLYFIETNFYGGGGSKLKSTAGEYITMNQFWNKQGIEFLWITDGQGWVSTQLPLREYFNQADYLLNLDMLQKGYLNKILKKF; encoded by the coding sequence ATGAAAAAAATATGTGAAATTGCGGAATTGTCTGAGGATGAGTTCTTCAGCTATTTTATAAAAAATTTGAAAGTTAAAATTACCAAATGGGACTATTTTGTTAATTGGGAAAAAGTTATAAAAAATGTAAAGCCTATTGAAAGAGAATTGAATCTTTTGAATTGTCTGATAGGAAAAGAAGATTTTATTAGAGAAGCCTCTGAACTCATTTTAGAGTATCCACAAGTAATAAAAGCAATTCCCAAACTTTTAGCAATTAGGGAAAATTCAATAGAGATTTTGGTTGACGTAACTAAATTCATATACAAAGCTTTTGATTTTACCATTAATAAACCAAACAGAGAAAAAGCTACTGACTTTGCAAGGTTCTTATTAGATTCTGGAATAGGAAAATTTTTAAAAGATCGAGAAATCAAAAATTTGGTAGATTATGTAACTGGTGTTGAGGTAGGTTTAGACAGTAATGCAAGAAAAAATCGCACAGGCAGTTTAATGGAATCAATTGTTGAGGTTTTTGTGGCCGATGCATGTGCAGTTAATAATGCAGATTATATTAGTCAAGCAACTGCATCTAAAATAAAAAACAAGTGGGGAATAAATATTCAAATAGACAAATCGTCAAGACAAATTGATTTTGCTATTAATAAAAACAACAAACTTTACTTTATTGAAACAAATTTTTATGGGGGTGGTGGCTCAAAACTAAAATCCACTGCTGGTGAATATATTACAATGAATCAGTTTTGGAATAAACAGGGGATAGAATTTCTATGGATTACTGACGGACAAGGATGGGTAAGTACACAACTTCCTTTAAGAGAATATTTTAATCAGGCTGATTACCTGTTGAATTTGGACATGCTACAAAAGGGATATTTAAATAAAATATTGAAAAAATTCTAA
- a CDS encoding FAD-dependent pyridine nucleotide-disulfide oxidoreductase (PFAM: Pyridine nucleotide-disulphide oxidoreductase; Glucose inhibited division protein A~COGs: COG2509 Uncharacterized FAD-dependent dehydrogenase~InterPro IPR013027: IPR000629: IPR017900~KEGG: tai:Taci_0497 FAD dependent oxidoreductase~PFAM: FAD-dependent pyridine nucleotide-disulphide oxidoreductase~SPTR: FAD dependent oxidoreductase) produces MYDAVIVGAGPAGLFAAREMIRGGLKVAIVDKGRNIQNRTCPMKDGRSDKCLHCKPCNIICGWGGAGAFSDGKLTLTPEFGGNLDKYIGRAALISLIDEADKEYLKHGASPQVFEPDPAFARDVAVRASSAGLRIIPARIRHMGTDRSKDILKSMYDEIASGCDVYMNQAVEKVLVVDNEAKGVILRDGTTIEAKVVLLAPGREGAFWMEEVVKELGIQIKSLPVDIGVRVEIPSEWAEMLTEQFYEVKAILDTPTFDDQVRTFCMCPHGEVTTEYLEQHGILTVNGHSNKNGEGKTENTNFAILVSTEFTSPFKDPNGYGSYIARLANLLGGGVLVQRLGDLKHGRRSTPDRIARGLVRPTLASAEPGDLSFVLPYRHLTDILEMIQALDSIIPGINGKHTLLYGVEVKFYSLKLELDQDLMTSIPGLYACGDGAGVTRGVIQASASGIVAGRAIVNRLK; encoded by the coding sequence ATGTATGATGCCGTAATAGTTGGAGCCGGTCCTGCAGGGCTCTTTGCCGCTAGGGAAATGATCCGTGGAGGCCTGAAAGTAGCCATCGTAGACAAGGGCAGGAATATTCAAAACAGGACCTGCCCCATGAAGGATGGAAGATCTGATAAATGTCTCCACTGCAAGCCTTGCAACATCATATGCGGCTGGGGCGGTGCGGGAGCGTTCAGTGACGGTAAGCTGACCCTCACGCCGGAGTTTGGTGGCAACCTCGACAAATACATAGGAAGGGCCGCTCTCATATCCTTGATAGATGAGGCGGATAAAGAATACTTGAAACACGGTGCCAGTCCGCAGGTTTTCGAGCCAGACCCTGCCTTTGCAAGGGACGTGGCTGTCAGGGCAAGCTCTGCAGGTTTGAGGATAATTCCTGCCAGAATAAGACACATGGGGACCGACCGCTCCAAGGACATTTTAAAGAGCATGTACGACGAGATTGCTTCTGGCTGCGATGTGTACATGAACCAGGCTGTGGAAAAAGTTTTGGTTGTGGATAACGAGGCGAAAGGAGTAATCTTAAGGGACGGTACTACGATAGAAGCCAAGGTAGTTTTGCTGGCTCCTGGTAGAGAGGGAGCTTTCTGGATGGAGGAAGTTGTAAAAGAGCTGGGCATCCAGATAAAGTCTCTCCCTGTGGACATCGGAGTCAGGGTGGAGATTCCTTCCGAATGGGCAGAAATGCTTACAGAGCAGTTCTACGAGGTGAAGGCTATTTTGGATACGCCTACCTTCGACGACCAGGTAAGGACCTTCTGCATGTGTCCCCACGGGGAAGTGACCACTGAATACCTGGAGCAGCACGGCATACTGACCGTGAACGGCCACAGTAACAAGAACGGTGAGGGCAAGACGGAGAACACCAATTTTGCCATATTGGTCTCCACCGAGTTCACCAGCCCCTTCAAGGACCCCAACGGATATGGAAGCTACATTGCAAGGTTGGCCAACTTGCTAGGCGGAGGGGTGTTGGTTCAGCGCCTTGGAGATCTCAAGCACGGAAGACGTTCCACGCCTGATCGCATAGCCAGGGGACTCGTGAGACCTACGTTGGCATCTGCTGAGCCAGGGGATCTGTCCTTCGTGCTACCTTACAGACATCTTACCGACATATTGGAGATGATCCAAGCCCTGGACTCCATAATACCTGGAATAAACGGTAAGCATACCCTTCTCTACGGAGTTGAGGTCAAATTTTATAGCTTGAAATTAGAGCTAGACCAGGACCTAATGACTAGCATACCGGGACTTTACGCTTGCGGCGATGGTGCAGGGGTGACCCGCGGGGTGATACAGGCCTCGGCAAGTGGTATAGTAGCAGGAAGGGCGATAGTTAATAGATTGAAGTAA
- a CDS encoding TRAP dicarboxylate transporter, DctM subunit (PFAM: DctM-like transporters~TIGRFAM: TRAP transporter, DctM subunit~COGs: COG1593 TRAP-type C4-dicarboxylate transport system large permease component~InterPro IPR010656: IPR004681~KEGG: dat:HRM2_42860 DctM9~PFAM: TRAP C4-dicarboxylate transport system permease DctM subunit~SPTR: DctM9;~TIGRFAM: TRAP dicarboxylate transporter, DctM subunit) has product MMTIIALTFAVTFAIGIPLALVLGLTGLAALIAMGVPLQVVAQRMFTGIDSFPLMAVPFFILAGDIMNKGGTTIRLIRFANSLVGHIRGGLAHANVVANMLFAGISGSAVADASAIGAIMIPSMEKSGYEKDFSAALTASAATIGPIIPPSIIMVIYGVSVGVSVGGLFAAGFIPGVLLGLALMVIVYSTSKKKGYAKYDNFSLKRVAVEFKDAVWAMMAPVIILGGILGGIFTPTEAAAVAVVYSFFVGKFVFKELQWKDLPGVLLQSGITTATILLIISMANVFAWVIAANMIPLKLANLFLSITENPYVFLLLINIFLLFVGMFMETGAAIILLAPILAPVAAKLGINPLHFGFIMVLNLAIGMATPPVGVCLFVSCGITGLSLEEISKAVYPFVLAELVILMLVTYIEPISMVLPKLLGFL; this is encoded by the coding sequence ATGATGACCATTATTGCTCTGACTTTCGCTGTTACGTTCGCCATTGGGATCCCCCTGGCATTGGTGTTGGGGCTCACCGGTCTTGCAGCACTGATAGCCATGGGCGTCCCCCTTCAAGTAGTAGCTCAAAGGATGTTCACAGGCATAGACTCCTTCCCATTGATGGCCGTGCCCTTTTTCATCCTCGCTGGAGACATAATGAACAAAGGCGGCACAACCATACGGCTCATAAGATTTGCCAACAGCCTGGTGGGACACATAAGAGGAGGTCTTGCCCACGCGAACGTCGTGGCAAACATGCTCTTTGCGGGCATAAGCGGCTCTGCCGTGGCTGACGCCTCAGCCATAGGGGCCATAATGATACCATCCATGGAGAAAAGCGGATACGAGAAAGATTTCAGCGCCGCCTTAACTGCATCGGCGGCAACCATAGGCCCCATCATCCCGCCGAGCATAATCATGGTAATATACGGCGTCTCCGTGGGAGTATCAGTAGGGGGGCTATTCGCTGCAGGGTTTATCCCCGGAGTTCTTCTGGGTCTTGCTCTCATGGTGATCGTCTACAGCACATCCAAGAAGAAGGGTTATGCCAAGTACGACAACTTTTCACTGAAGAGGGTAGCTGTGGAATTCAAGGATGCCGTCTGGGCTATGATGGCTCCTGTGATAATCCTCGGAGGTATTCTGGGCGGCATATTCACTCCCACGGAAGCGGCAGCAGTTGCGGTAGTATACTCTTTCTTCGTCGGCAAGTTCGTCTTCAAGGAGCTCCAGTGGAAAGACCTCCCTGGAGTTCTTCTCCAAAGCGGGATAACCACCGCCACCATACTGCTCATAATATCCATGGCAAACGTCTTCGCCTGGGTCATAGCAGCGAACATGATCCCCTTGAAGCTTGCCAATCTTTTCCTTTCCATAACGGAAAACCCTTACGTATTCCTCCTGTTGATAAACATCTTCCTGCTTTTCGTCGGCATGTTCATGGAGACTGGAGCTGCCATAATACTTTTGGCACCCATCCTTGCCCCTGTGGCAGCCAAGTTAGGTATTAACCCTCTGCATTTTGGTTTCATAATGGTATTGAACCTCGCCATAGGAATGGCTACCCCTCCCGTCGGGGTGTGCCTATTCGTGAGTTGCGGGATAACGGGTCTAAGCTTGGAGGAAATATCCAAGGCCGTCTATCCCTTCGTCCTTGCAGAGCTTGTCATACTCATGCTCGTAACCTACATAGAACCCATTTCCATGGTGTTGCCCAAGCTTTTGGGTTTCCTATAA